From the genome of Coregonus clupeaformis isolate EN_2021a unplaced genomic scaffold, ASM2061545v1 scaf0100, whole genome shotgun sequence, one region includes:
- the LOC121551065 gene encoding nucleosome-remodeling factor subunit BPTF-like isoform X6: MRGKRGRPPKTLLMQEPSSEPERGLRPRRELRAKGRGSTDVDFESPKRGNNSSSRGRRKVGSSTVSRGRGRGRGGGGGRGTRGRRSIARSVVYDDHESDEDDDAVSLRSEEDELVEEETITDEEEEALNEESDPLEEILEEEDDDASYCTESSFRSQSTHGSTPGRKMTRVHCPRSPIFEEKEIPPLELPRTSEDLMVPSEELLNVSSIYEVLRNFSTVLRLSPFRFEDFCAALVGQEQCTLMAETHTALLKAILREEDTSNTTFGPADLKDSVNSTLYFIDGMTWPEVVRAYCESDQEYHHVLPYQEVEDYPYGPLDSKIKVLQFLVDQFLTTNIAREELMSEGVVQYDDHCRVCHRLGDLLCCETCSAVYHLECVKPPLVEVPEDEWQCEICVAHKVPGVTDCVTEMQKSKPYIRQEPIGYDRQRRQYWFLNRRIIVEEDGEHEKKKIWYYSTKVQLGELIECLDKEYWENDLCAVLEEMREEVHTHMDITEDLTNKARGNNKAFLTAANDEILERVQARQEQRAAEQAEKASQVAGDNNPAIDTTKTEEETPTHCSPRPDNRELQDPESEEEASSQDDKPVDSESHGEEDPSAQCQPTPPPPHPGDENSNSSHVSAPGVLRRPEQPNLADRSSQSSITSQDDTGEGKESVNGEGSGRTNNRIVTRLRNPDSKLSQQKTQADGSPTPRDSKETSPPSSESEVARQGTVRKELTVKGNLNNFFKLGQEGKFRVYHNQFSTNTLGLNKHQHREDHDKRRHLSHKFSLTPAGDFKWNGSIHGSKVLTISTLRLTIIQLETNVPAPFLHPNWASHRTNWIKAVQMCSKAREFALALAIMECAIKPVVMLPVWKDALGHTRLHRMTSMEREEKEKVKKREKKLEDEETMQQATWVKYTIPIKHQVWKQKGEEYRVTGYGGWSWVSKTHVHRFVPRLPGNTNVNYRKALEAAKTGKENAMSGPNKWKRLPKAPTSSETQGKEESTPITEEKDKEQTATVESSGSTSPGEGQTLKEEEEKEDNNITEKVEEKKVDQVEEETEDKMDVDPSPPDTCLSEEKGIVDSKDPSSPTDPAVKVEPRDGEEPKQEDSEAKPPVRPFNWDVVNVSEGFQLRSAYKKKVKTSKLDGLLERRVKQFTLEEKQRLERLKQQSALAKHTISKEKVNTGTTTTVKTEASTADKKQDNLAVTPCTSLKAEGQADSVVKDSIVKRLDFDQEQPVKSQPSGETDNLDVRLGSTCKPQAAGATGPNLNTIGLANHESSVQGNGRDSLSQTELNGGFQKTIDLNSKVNSTSLELALGAAKPPKAEVTIAGENGKKHGYEETEQGNGQRETESMEVDQSKPHQVQVNGKDAVDNKAPVDSKMHLDLANKVDTKAMLQTLEGEIKALPVKEPVKSIMNGTLSQDGLKVNSTVLATSPALADVERKVVVSEPDYLPPQKVARLENNGERVADSVTSSLLGLSTGVPKVSNSTKSEPMEIGQTASNKITPFPIPTAEESSLSNNTTESSSSGALKTVTTTTTTTVSTESRTVQIAEVSSSSKPAVTPAAESSAVSTLTTMTKTTVTRVSSPTLGATVSEETKTVVTATLTDAKSGPSGTSVTSMTVSKEYSTRDRVRLLKFSRSMKTRSGTALPSYRKFVTKSSKKSIFVLPNDDLKKLARRGGIREVPIFNYNAKPALDIWPYPSPRPTFGITWRYRLQTVKSLAGVSLMLRLLWACLRWDDMAVKPSPAVGTTRTESSETAITTTEIIKRRDVGPHGIRSEYCIRKIICPIGVTEAPKETPTPQRKGLRSSALRPKKPEPAKQTGPIVLETWVAEEELEIWEIRAFSERVEREKAQAADQAKVSRTLKTAEEAKAQLEAQLKHQRLAAQQKRLEQQKPGATTSTPTSTPTTSASGTPASLTSQVTSGTKLVLATKLGTPVTFQQNKNFHQSFASWVKQGQGSPASTGSGATVANSIVTTSGQTFQISGSPVTMAGQVITAKLPIPANSKIVTVNMPTTQGGMVQVQQNVLGIIPSSTPGNQRTYSSFQNRNATINIRPNTSTSTTTQPVITTGAQIRPGMTVIRSPLQQGTTMGKTIIRTPLMMQQGILPASQQQVVTQIIRGQPVSTAVSSTSPVQTSAGQRVLGAAPSPRPVTPAPGQSPSPSTPQGGRPQQGQVKLTLAQLTQLTQGAQGGNQGLTVVIQGQGQTTGQLQVIPQGVTVIPGPGQQLMQAAMPNGQVQRFLFTPGASAPAPTPATTASTAVTPVTATTTTPSVPALSQPQVQTPATSQAPAPPVQPPQQAIAPVQPPALAPAPPPVSTHQTQPPPTQIHIPLQSPTALPIQQIAQIPTSPQQVHIKAVSVSPSVTQATVRPIQAHAQLQPQAQAQIRPQQQLQLHHQPQLITLPGLQQQVQVLGTIQTHVAAQLQAQQGGAVPQQIKLQLPIQIQQAGGQVQAHQIQNVVTIQTASVQEQLQRIQQLREQQQQKKKQQEAKREQSLQASSPSDIIQKQVVMNQNAVIENLKQRKTMTPAEREENQRMIVCNQVMKFILDKIDKDEKQAAKKRKKEESVEQKRSKQNASKLSALLFKHKEQLKAEILKKRALLDKELQLEVQEELRRDISRLRKEKEKAQAAASQAAAAAAAAQVASSLSPTMASPSSAHKRKRDDERDSSSAKPKKKKMISTTSKDHKKEVKLYCVCKTPYDEAKFYIGCDLCSNWFHGACVGITEKEAKKMDDYVCNGCKQGQDSQDSEGTTEELYCICRTPYDQTQFYIGCDRCQNWYHGRCVGILQSEANHIDEYVCPQCQSTEDAMTVLTPLTDKDYEGLRRILRSLQAHKMAWPFLEPVDPNDAPDYYGVIKEPMDLSTMEDRLQKRYYNKLTEFVADMTKVFDNCRYYNPNDSPFFQCAEVLEAFFVQKLKGFKASRSHNNKLQTSTS; encoded by the exons ATGAGGGGGAAAAGAGGCAGGCCGCCCAAAACCCTGCTGATGCAGGAGCCTTCATCCGAGCCGGAGCGTGGCTTGAGACCCAGGAGAGAGTTGAGGGCAAAGGGGAGAGGTAGTACCGATGTCGATTTTGAGAGTCccaagaggggaaataactctTCATCGAGGGGCAGGAGAAAAGTGGGATCATCCACGGTATCTCGCGGTAGGGGAAGAGGCAGGGGGGGTGGTGGTGGCAGAGGTACTAGGGGCAGACGGTCAATCGCTAGATCTGTGGTTTATGATGATCATGAaagtgatgaagatgatgatgctGTGAGTTTGAGATCTGAGGAGGACGAGTTGGTAGAGGAAGAGACGATAACGGACGAGGAAGAAGAGGCCCTGAACGAGGAGTCAGACCCGCTTGAGGAAATACtcgaggaggaggatgatgatgccAGCTACTGTACTGAGAGCAGCTTTCGGAGTCAGAGCACTCATGGCAGCACTCCGG GGCGGAAGATGACGCGGGTGCATTGCCCTCGCTCGCCAATCTTTGAGGAAAAGGAGATCCCTCCTCTGGAGTTGCCCAGAACCTCTGAGGACCTCATGGTGCCCAGCGAGGAACTGCTCAATGTGTCCTCCATCTACGAGGTGCTGCGCAACTTCAGCACGGTACTGCGGCTCTCTCCCTTCCGCTTCGAGGACTTCTGTGCTGCGCTGGTAGGCCAGGAGCAGTGCACGCTGATGGCAGAGACCCACACGGCCCTGCTGAAGGCCATCCTGCGTGAGGAGGACACATCCAACACCACGTTCGGTCCTGCCGACCTCAAGGACAGCGTCAACTCCACCCTCTACTTCATTGACGGCATGACGTGGCCCGAGGTGGTGCGTGCCTACTGCGAGAGCGACCAGGAGTACCACCATGTCCTGCCCTACCAGGAGGTGGAGGACTACCCCTACGGCCCGCTGGACAGTAAGATCAAGGTGCTGCAGTTCTTGGTGGATCAGTTCCTCACCACCAACATCGCCCGCGAGGAGTTGATGTCAGAGGGGGTGGTGCAGTATGATGACCACTGCAGGGTGTGCCACAGGTTGGGGGACCTGCTGTGCTGTGAGACCTGCTCTGCGGTCTACCACCTGGAGTGTGTGAAGCCGCCACTGGTAGAGGTGCCGGAGGACGAATGGCAGTGTGAGATCTGTGTGGCACACAAGGTGCCCGGAGTCACAGACTGTGTGACAGAGATGCAAAAGAGCAAACCCTACATCCGCCAGGAGCCCATCGGCTACGACCGCCAACGGAGGCAATACTGGTTCCTAAACCGAAGGATCATTGT TGAGGAGGACGGGGAGCATGAGAAGAAGAAGATCTGGTACTACAGCACAAAGGTCCAGCTGGGAGAGCTGATAGAGTGTCTGGACAAGGAGTACTGGGAGAACGACCTGTGTGCCGTCCTCGAGGAAATGAGAGAGGAGGTGCACACTCACATGGACATCACTGAGGACCTCACCAACAAGGCCCGCGGCAACAACAAGGCCTTCCTCACGGCAGCCAACG ATGAGATCCTGGAGCGTGTGCAGGCCAGGCAGGAGCAGCGGGCAGCGGAGCAGGCAGAGAAAGCCAGTCAGGTAGCAGGTGACAACAACCCCGCTATAGACACCAccaagacagaggaagagacccCCACACACTGCTCTCCACGGCCAGACAACAGAGAGCTCCAAGACCCCGAGTCTGAAGAGGAGGCAAGCTCACAAG atgataagcctGTAGACTCAGAGTCCCATGGAGAGGAGGACCCCTCTGCCCAGTGCCAGcctactccaccaccaccacaccctgGTGACGAGAACAGCAACAGCAGCCACGTCTCAGCGCCTGGGGTCCTCAGGAGGCCTGAACAGCCAAACCTCGCTGACAGGTCCTCTCAGTCCTCAATCACCAGCCAGGATGACACGG GTGAAGGCAAGGAGAGTGTGAATGGTGAGGGGTCAGGACGGACTAACAATCGCATTGTGACTCGTCTGCGTAACCCGGACAGCAAGCTGAGCCAGCAGAAGACCCAGGCAGATGGCAGCCCTACACCCAGGGACAGCAAGGAG ACATCTCCTCCCAGCTCTGAGAGTGAAGTGGCTCGTCAGGGTACTGTGAGGAAAGAATTGACGGTGAAGGGCAACCTGAACAACTTCTTCAAGCTGGGCCAGGAGGGCAAGTTCCGCGTCTACCACAACCAGTTCAGCACCAACACACTGGGCCTCAACAAGCACCAGCATCGCGAGGACCACGACAAGCGCCGCCACCTCTCCCATAAGTTCAGCCTGACCCCCGCCGGGGATTTCAAGTGGAACGGCTCCATCCACGGCTCCAAGGTGCTGACCATCTCCACCCTGCGGCTCACAATCATCCAGCTGGAGACCAATGTCCCCGCCCCCTTCCTGCACCCCAACTGGGCCTCGCACAG GACAAACTGGATTAAAGCGGTGCAGATGTGCAGTAAGGCTCGGGAGTTTGCCTTGGCGCTGGCCATCATGGAGTGTGCTATCAAACCAGTGGTCATGCTGCCTGTCTGGAAAGATGCACTTGGACACACCAG GCTCCATCGCATGACCTCCATGGAgcgggaggagaaagagaaggtgaaaaagagagagaaaaaactggAGGATGAGGAGACTATGCAGCAGGCCACCTGGGTGAAGTACACCATCCCCATCAAACACCAG gTGTGGAAGCAGAAGGGGGAGGAGTACAGAGTAACGGGGTACGGGGGCTGGAGTTGGGTCAGTAAGACTCACGTCCATCGCTTTGTTCCCAGGCTACCAGGGAACACCAACGTCAACTACCGCAAAGCACTCGAAG CAGCTAAAACTGGCAAAGAAAATGCAATGTCCGGCCCGAACAAATGGAAACGGTTGCCAAAAGCACCAACAAGCTCAGAAACCCAGGGAAAAGAAGAGTCTACTCCAATTACTGAAGAAAAAGACAAGGAGCAAACCGCCACTGTGGAGTCATCTGGGAGCACTTCACCAGGAGAGGGGCAGActctgaaagaggaggaggagaaggaagataACAATATCACAGAGAAGGTGGAGGAAAAAAAAGTTGATCaggtggaggaggagactgaGGACAAGATGGATGTTGACCCCAGTCCACCAGACACCTGTCTCAGTGAGGAAAAAG gtATAGTGGACAGCAAAGACCCCTCGTCACCGACTGACCCTGCTGTGAAGGTGGAGCCCAGGGATGGAGAAGAACCTAAGCAGGAGGACTCTGAGGCCAAGCCACCTGTCCGCCCCTTCAACTGGGATGTGGTGAACGTCAGTGAGGGCTTCCAGCTCCGTTCGGCCTACAAGAAGAAGGTGAAGACGTCCAAGCTCGACGGGCTGCTGGAACGCAGAGTGAAGCAGTTCACCctggaggagaagcagaggctggaGCGGCTCAAACAGCAGTCAGCCTTGGCCAAACACACAATCTCCAAAGAGAAAGTTAATACAGGGACTACCACCACCGTCAAGACTGAAGCTTCTACAGCAGACAAGAAGCAGGACAATTTAGCAGTGACACCGTGCACTAGTCTGAAAGCTGAGGGGCAAGCAGACTCGGTAGTTAAAGACTCAATCGTTAAAAGGCTCGACTTTGACCAGGAGCAGCCAGTGAAATCCCAACCCTCAGGAGAGACAGATAACCTGGACGTCAGATTAGGCTCCACCTGTAAGCCCCAGGCAGCAGGAGCCACAGGCCCCAACCTCAACACCATAGGGTTGGCCAACCATGAGAGCAGTGTTCAGGGCAATGGTAGGGATTCATTATCTCAAACAGAGCTGAATGGAGGCTTCCAGAAAACCATAGACCTCAACAGCAAAGTCAATTCGACATCCCTAGAACTGGCTTTAGGTGCAGCCAAACCTCCCAAAGCAGAGGTGACGATAGCAGGAGAAAACGGTAAGAAGCATGGTTATGAGGAGACAGAGCAAGGCAatggacagagggagacagaaagcatGGAGGTAGACCAAAGCAAACCACATCAAGTGCAGGTGAACGGGAAAGACGCTGTTGACAACAAGGCTCCTGTAGACTCAAAGATGCACTTAGACCTGGCCAACAAAGTGGATACCAAGGCCATGCTCCAGACGTTAGAGGGTGAGATCAAAGCGCTGCCGGTGAAGGAGCCTGTAAAGTCCATTATGAACGGTACTCTCTCTCAGGACGGGTTAAAGGTCAACAGCACTGTGTTAGCCACCAGCCCAGCCTTGGCGGACGTAGAGAGGAAAGTTGTGGTGTCCGAGCCTGACTACCTGCCTCCTCAGAAGGTTGCCAGACTGGAGAATAATGGCGAAAGGGTGGCAGACTCTGTCACCTCGTCATTGTTAGGGCTGTCCACTGGTGTTCCCAAGGTAAGCAACAGTACCAAGTCTGAGCCAATGGAGATTGGGCAGACGGCATCCAATAAGATCACCCCGTTTCCTATCCCCACTGCAGAGGAGTCCAGCTTGAGTAACAACACCACAGAGAGTAGCAGTAGTGGGGCGCTGAAGACCGTCACCACAACCACTACTACCACCGTGTCGACAGAGTCTCGCACGGTGCAGATAGCCGAGGTCTCCAGCAGCAGTAAGCCTGCAGTGACGCCTGCTGCAGAGAGCAGTGCTGTGTCCACCCTcaccaccatgaccaagaccactGTCACCAGGGTCAGCTCCCCGACCCTCGGGGCCACCGTCTCCGAGGAGACCAAGACTGTTGTCACGGCAACGTTGACAGATGCCAAATCTGGCCCCTCAGGCACTTCGGTCACCTCCATGACGGTCAGTAAGGAGTACTCCACCAGAGATCGTGTCCGGCTGCTCAAGTTCTCCCGCTCCATGAAGACCCGCTCTGGCACGGCCCTCCCCTCCTACCGCAAGTTTGTCACTAAGAGTAGCAAGAAGAGCATCTTTGTACTGCCTAATGATGACCTGAAGAAGCTGGCGAGGAGAGGGGGCATCAGAGAGGTGCCCATCTTCAACTACAACGCCAAGCCAGCCCTGGACATCTGGCCCTATCCCTCCCCCAGACCCACCTTTGGAATCACGTGGAG ATACCGTCTCCAGACTGTAAAGTCTCTGGCGGGGGTCAGTCTGATGCTGCGGCTGCTCTGGGCCTGCCTGAGGTGGGATGACATGGCCGTCAAGCCCTCTCCTGCTGTAGGAACCACCCGCACAG AATCCTCGGAAACTGCGATCACCACAACGGAGATCATCAAGCGGCGAGATGTGGGGCCGCACGGCATCCGTTCGGAATACTGCATCAGGAAGATAATCTGCCCCATTGGCGTTACCGAAGCTCCCAAAG AAACACCCACGCCCCAGAGGAAAGGCCTGCGCTCCAGCGCTCTGAGGCCAAAGAAGCCTGAGCCGGCCAAGCAGACTGGGCCCATCGTCTTAGAGACGTGGGTGGCCGAGGAGGAGCTGGAGATCTGGGAGATCAGAGCCTTTTCAGAAAG GGTTGAGAGGGAGAAGGCCCAGGCTGCAGACCAGGCAAAGGTTAGTAGAACGCTGAAGACAGCAGAGGAGGCCAAGGCCCAATTGGAGGCTCAGCTAAAGCACCAGAGATTGGCTGCTCAGCAG AAACGGTTGGAGCAACAGAAGCCTGGTGCCACCACCTCCACCCCCACCAGCACCCCTACAACCTCAGCCTCTGGCACTCCGGCATCCCTGACCAGCCAGGTCACGTCGGGGACTAAACTGGTCCTGGCCACCAAGCTGGGGACACCTGTCACATTTCAGCAGAACAAGAACTTCCATCAATCTTTTGCTTCCTGGGTCAAGCAGGGCCAGGGTAGTCCAG CCTCCACTGGCTCAGGGGCCACCGTGGCCAACAGCATTGTCACCACCTCTGGACAAACGTTCCAGATCTCTGGCAGCCCGGTGACCATGGCTGGCCAGGTCATCACCGCCAAGCTACCCATCCCGGCCAACAGCAAGATTGTCACGGTCAACATGCCAACCACACAAGGAG GTATGGTGCAGGTCCAGCAGAATGTCCTGGGCATTATTCCATCCAGCACCCCAGGCAACCAGCGGACCTACTCCTCATTCCAGAACCGCAACGCCACCATCAACATCAGACCCAACACCTCCACCTCAACCACTACTCAGCCG GTCATCACCACTGGAGCCCAGATTCGTCCGGGCATGACGGTGATCCGATCGCCTCTACAGCAGGGCACCACCATGGGCAAAACCATCATCAGAACCCCCTTGATGATGCAACAAGGTATTCTACCAGCCA GCCAGCAGCAGGTGGTGACTCAGATCATCCGGGGCCAGCCTGTCTCCACAGCAGTTTCCAGTACCAGCCCTGTGCAGACCAGCGCAGGCCAGAGGGTGCTGGGTGCCGCCCCGTCCCCCCGTCCTGTCACCCCTGCCCCCGGGCAGTCCCCATCACCATCCACCCCCCAAGGCGGCCGACCACAGCAGGGCCAGGTCAAACTCACCCTGGCCCAGCTCACCCAGCTAACACAGGGGGCACAG ggaGGGAACCAGGGTCTCACAGTAGTGATCCAGGGACAGGGCCAGACCACAGGCCAGCTGCAGGTCATCCCCCAAGGGGTGACGGTCATCCCAGGCCCTGGGCAGCAGCTCATGCAGGCTGCCATGCCCAACGGCCAGGTGCAGCGCTTCCTCTTCACCCCGGGGGCATCAGCCCCTGCCCCCACCCCCGCCACCACGGCCAGCACTGCTGTCACCCCCGTCACAGCCACCACAACCACACCCTCAGTGCCAG CACTGTCTCAGCCTCAGGTTCAGACTCCCGCCACCTCTCAAGCACCGGCACCACCAGTCCAGCCTCCTCAACAGGCTATCGCTCCAGTCCAGCCCCCTGCCCTCGCTCCTGCCCCCCCTCCAGTGTCCACACATCAGACTCAACCCCCTCCGACTCAAATCCACATCCCCCTCCAGTCCCCCACTGCTTTACCCATCCAGCAGATAGCCCAGATCCCAACCTCTCCACAACAGGTCCATATAAAGGCTGTCTCCGTCTCCCCCTCCGTCACCCAGGCCACAGTGAGGCCCATCCAGGCCCATGCTCAActccagccccaggctcaggCTCAGATCAGGCCACAGCAGCAGCTGCAGCTCCACCACCAACCCCAGCTGATCACGTTGCCGGGGCTGCAGCAGCAGGTCCAGGTGCTGGGTACCATCCAGACCCACGTGGCGGCCCAGCTCCAGGCCCAGCAGGGTGGGGCGGTGCCCCAGCAGATCAAGCTGCAGCTGCCTATCCAGATCCAGCAGGCAGGGGGCCAGGTGCAGGCCCACCAGATCCAGAACGTGGTGACCATCCAGACGGCCAGCGTGCAGGAGCAACTGCAGAGGATCCAGCAgctcagagagcagcagcagcagaagaaGAAGCAGCAGGAGGCCAAGAGGGAGCAGAGCCTGCAGGCCTCCAGCCCCAGCGACATCATCCAGAAACAGGTGGTGATGAACCAGAATGCTGTGATAGAAAATCTGAAACAGAGGAAGACCATGACTCCAGCAGAGCGGGAGGAGAACCAGAG AATGATCGTCTGCAACCAGGTGATGAAGTTCATCCTGGACAAGATCGACAAGGACGAGAAGCAGGCGGCtaagaagaggaagaaggaggagtCTGTGGAGCAGAAACGCAGCAAGCAGAATGCCTCCAAGCTCTCTGCGCTGCTCTTCAAGCACAAAGAGCAGCTCAAGGCTGAGATCCTGAAGAAGAGGGCTCTACTGGACAAGGAGCTGCAGCTGGAGGTTCAG gaggagCTGAGGAGGGACATCAGCAGGctgaggaaggagaaggagaaggccCAAGCTGCAGCCTCTCAGGCAGCCGCTGCTGCAGCTGCAGCCCAGGtagcctcctccctctcccctaccATGGCCTCGCCCTCCTCCGCCCACAAACGCAAGAGGGACGACGAGAGGGACTCGTCCTCCGCCAAgcccaagaagaagaagatgatatCCACTACCTCAAAGGATCACAAGAAGGAAGTCAAGCTGTACTGTGTCTGTAAAACGCCCTATGACGAGGCCAA GTTCTACATTGGGTGCGACCTGTGCTCCAACTGGTTCCACGGTGCGTGTGTGGGCATCACGGAGAAGGAGGCCAAGAAGATGGACGACTACGTTTGTAATGGCTGCAAGCAGGGCCAGGACTCACAGGACTCAGAGGGCACAACGGAGGAGCTGTACTGCATCTGCCGGACGCCATACGACCAAACACA GTTTTACATTGGCTGCGACCGTTGCCAGAACTGGTACCACGGGCGCTGTGTGGGCATCCTGCAGAGCGAGGCCAACCACATAGACGAATACGTGTGCCCGCAGTGTCAGTCCACGGAGGACGCCATGACAGTCCTCACACCGCTAACAGACAAGGACTACGAGGGGTTAAGAAGAATCCTGCGCTCCTTACAG GCTCACAAAATGGCGTGGCCGTTCCTTGAACCAGTAGATCCCAACGATGCTCCTGATTATTATGGTGTTATAAAGGAACCGATGG ACCTCTCCACAATGGAAGACAGATTACAGAAACGGTATTACAACAAGCTCACCGAGTTTGTGGCAGATATGACCAAAGTCTTTGACAACTGCCGCTACTACAACCCCAATGACTCACCCTTCTTTCAGTGTGCCGAAGTTCTGGAGGCATTCTTTGTACAGAAGCTCAAAGGTTTCAAAGCTAGCAG